In Streptomyces sp. NBC_01551, one DNA window encodes the following:
- a CDS encoding sensor histidine kinase → MIKGIRPLLRGSTYAGALFAYGGALASLPLLLFALLPTLGLRSAPEGVQIGAVLLVWAVLIGLAGLARTTRRVLIASARRMLRVPLPDPAAARPSGTGRWRTPLWLLLHVALGWAGALVSGVLFLMGLTLPGGWLGAEAELSLFGWSARSVGGWGSWVVALGCVLLGAAACAAVTSALRWLAPRLLGPSSAERLALAAERERHLAERNRLARELHDSIGHTLTATTIQAAVAGEVLSADPVAARAALRSIEESARAALEDLDYVLGVLREETAQTAPTRTLADLPELLERLRHAGAVVEPELSGDLAQVRGTLSRAAYRIVQEGLTNALRHGAGGPVGVRVAVTSDGLELGVVNRTGAGPGAFPSSGHGLRGLAERVRLLHGEIHAGPDGPGHWRLAVRLPVRRPA, encoded by the coding sequence ATGATCAAGGGAATCCGGCCGCTGCTGCGCGGCTCCACGTATGCCGGTGCGCTGTTCGCGTACGGCGGGGCACTGGCGAGCCTTCCGCTGCTGCTTTTCGCGCTGCTGCCGACGCTGGGGCTGCGTTCCGCTCCCGAGGGCGTGCAGATCGGCGCGGTCCTGCTCGTCTGGGCGGTACTGATCGGCCTGGCCGGACTGGCCCGCACCACGCGGCGGGTGCTGATCGCGTCCGCCCGACGAATGCTGAGGGTGCCGCTGCCGGATCCGGCGGCCGCACGCCCGTCCGGCACCGGCCGTTGGCGCACCCCCCTGTGGCTGCTGCTGCACGTGGCCCTGGGGTGGGCGGGAGCGCTGGTCAGCGGTGTGCTGTTCCTCATGGGCCTGACCCTTCCGGGGGGTTGGCTCGGCGCCGAGGCGGAGCTGTCGCTGTTCGGCTGGTCCGCGCGGTCGGTGGGCGGCTGGGGGAGCTGGGTGGTGGCGCTCGGCTGCGTACTGCTGGGGGCGGCCGCGTGCGCTGCGGTGACGAGCGCCCTGCGGTGGCTGGCGCCGAGGCTGCTGGGGCCGTCCTCGGCCGAGCGGCTCGCGCTGGCGGCCGAGCGCGAACGGCACCTGGCCGAACGCAACCGGCTCGCCCGCGAGTTGCACGACTCGATCGGGCACACGCTGACGGCGACCACGATCCAGGCCGCGGTGGCGGGCGAGGTGCTCTCCGCCGACCCGGTGGCGGCGCGCGCCGCCCTGCGCAGCATCGAGGAGTCCGCCCGGGCCGCGCTGGAGGACCTGGACTACGTGCTGGGCGTGCTGCGCGAGGAGACGGCGCAGACGGCGCCGACCCGCACCCTGGCCGACCTGCCCGAGCTGCTGGAGCGGTTGCGGCACGCGGGCGCGGTGGTGGAGCCGGAGCTCTCGGGAGACCTCGCGCAGGTGCGGGGGACGCTGTCCCGGGCGGCGTACCGGATCGTGCAGGAGGGGCTGACGAACGCGCTGCGGCACGGGGCGGGCGGCCCGGTCGGGGTCCGGGTGGCCGTCACCTCGGACGGCCTGGAACTCGGCGTCGTCAACCGGACCGGAGCCGGCCCGGGCGCCTTTCCGTCCTCCGGGCACGGCCTGCGCGGACTGGCCGAGCGCGTACGGCTGCTGCACGGTGAGATCCACGCCGGCCCGGACGGGCCGGGGCACTGGCGGCTGGCCGTCCGCCTCCCCGTACGGCGGCCGGCATGA
- a CDS encoding response regulator transcription factor: MTGPDANATVTLLIADDDEVTRSGLRTLLAAQPGIAVVGEAADGVEAVERARRLRPDVVLMDVRMPRLNGIDATRQLLAESPASDGSAEPPKVVVITTFENDGYVTAALGAGASGFVLKRLPVRQIAEAVRVVAAGEAILFPTALRRMVAARPLDSAEALPRAALTGREEEVLRLMATGLSNPEIAQSLTVTLETVKTHVGNVLTKLGAHNRTHAVVIAYESGLVVPGFTG, encoded by the coding sequence ATGACCGGCCCCGACGCGAACGCCACCGTCACCCTCTTGATCGCGGACGACGACGAGGTGACCCGCAGCGGCCTGCGCACCCTGCTCGCGGCGCAGCCGGGCATCGCGGTGGTCGGGGAGGCCGCCGACGGCGTCGAGGCGGTCGAACGGGCACGGCGCCTGCGGCCGGACGTCGTCCTGATGGACGTACGGATGCCGCGCCTCAACGGGATCGACGCCACCCGGCAGTTGCTGGCCGAATCCCCCGCATCGGACGGGTCGGCCGAACCGCCGAAGGTCGTGGTGATCACCACCTTCGAGAACGACGGCTACGTCACCGCCGCCCTTGGCGCGGGCGCCAGCGGCTTCGTCCTCAAACGGCTCCCGGTCCGCCAGATCGCGGAAGCGGTACGCGTCGTCGCGGCGGGCGAGGCGATCCTCTTCCCGACCGCCCTGCGCCGGATGGTCGCCGCCCGCCCGCTGGACTCCGCCGAGGCGCTGCCGAGAGCGGCGCTGACGGGACGCGAGGAGGAGGTGCTGCGGCTGATGGCCACCGGCCTGTCCAACCCGGAGATCGCCCAGTCGCTCACGGTGACCCTGGAGACGGTCAAGACGCACGTCGGGAACGTCCTGACCAAGCTCGGCGCACACAACCGCACCCACGCGGTCGTGATCGCCTACGAATCCGGACTGGTGGTCCCGGGCTTCACCGGCTGA